TTAACCAAGTTAAcccaaaaaatgtaaattttttttcaaaatatataattaattaatattgtctacttttttttatatattatatatttgaaaaaaatattgtatatttaaatcataaattttcatcatttaatatttattttatacatttttttaattttttttaaacaactgatttagtaaatatatttttaattttctatgattagagtttcaaatttaaatcatatataaagaggctttattattatgtgttaaaattaattttttaaacttttttatttaattattattaaaaaataaaaaaatcaaaaccagGTTGAGTCGAGTTAGTCGGGTTCACATTCGGTTTAAGAGTTTTCGGGTTGGTTCAGGTTCGTGTCCAAAATTATGTACTACATAGCCTCACACCACTCAGAATACCTAGGTTTCTCTCATAAGTTTACATCTTAAGTTCTAAAATATGCTTCGACTATTTCAAACGAGACGTCAGAAGATATCATGTTTGAATTTTAAGACAATATTTAGAAAATGTAGACAACAATTGTCTTCtctattatttttctatttgtcATGTTCAGGATTAatgtcttctttttttttaaaaaaaaaaaaatttcatttcacTTTTAAgttagtaaaaataaaaataaaatacttttttatgaTCATTTCTATATCCAAGCTGACCACTCTAATCTAACTTTCGCATTTACCAAACATAATGCATTtataattgaagaaaaaaataatcaagaCACAAGGCATGCTCCAGTAGCTTACCAAATCATGTGCCAACTTCATACAACTACACAACTAAACTCATTCATTAAAGATAACTTTTAATATTCAAGATAGTGCACACCTTAAACTTTATGACTAATAAAGTCACACTcatgaataaaaaataacacaacTTCATCAAAGTACATTATCCCACACTTTTAATCAATTCTTTAATAATCCCACTTGAAGTTAGTTCAAAGAGATCGTCTCTCTTAGGGAACATGCCAAATcaaggaaaataataataataataatgtacaAACATGAATAGGATCATGACACAAAAGATGCTGAAGAATTTATGATGTTAATAAAATTCAATGACACCTGACTTTCGAATGTCAGAAGAATAGCCACTTGATTCCGGCACATTGCCGCATTGGTCCTGTTCAAGTGGTCGCAATGTGGCGGAAGTGATCGTTTTCGAGATTCACTTGGGTCGAATATCTCTGATGTTCTACTCTTTGCAGATGAAATGACAATTGAAGTAAATCAACAGTGTTTGCACCTTCAGGAGCTTTTGATTCTTGCATAAGTATATCTTGTCGAATATCTAAACCAATAGAGTCCAGAACCCCAGGGAAAATTTCTTGGTCAACTCCATTAGATGACTTGAAAACACTGGATGTAAAACTCTTTAATGTGCTATTGCTGAAGGTTTCGGCGGAATCCTTGTTAATATGAAGGGTTGAATGTTGATTATCAAGGAAAATCCGAGGATGATTCACAGATACGTCTGCTGAATTGCTCGATAAGTTCTGTGATTGAGATGACAGAAGAGAGAGAGCACTGCTGGAGTTTGACTCCGCAGATACTTCTTGAACTGAGAATAGCACATTCTTATGGAGAAGAGAGTTTGCAAGTGGAAGACCAAATTTGTGGTTCATAGGCTCACTACCAAAGAAACCAACTTGAAGGAAATTTGGAAAAAGAAATGGTTTTCTTGATAAATCCGTTGCAAAATACGAAGAACCTGCATAACAAACAACTCAGACCAATACTCCGCACATAGAAAGATTAGAAATTTTGAGACTCCGATTTTTGCTTTTTCTACTTCCAAAAAACACAATAACCACAAATATGAATAAGAATCTGTATTTAAAGAGTGACACAGGGCCATAACCGTGGTCATAAGAGCACAAGATATTGTACGACCAGGTCTACTCGCATCATTTCCTATCAATAGTAAATGCTTACTCAACCCTTTAATGTGTACTTGTTTAATTTCCTATCATTAGCAAATGTCTACTCGTATCCTTTATTTGCAAAGCTACCAGTCACAAATTGATTCgttaaacaaaattttgattataCTGGACGGCTTTGattattttcatgcatattAACCTCTAGATCATATATTAACCTCCCCTATTTCTTTCCTGTTGAAATATACGGATTACTACATGATGATTTTTGAACGTTTAGCACGTAGAAAGAAATAGATAGAAAAGTATAAACGTGCAGCATACGCAAGTGAGAGTCCAATTGAGGCTTTCGCCGACGTTCATTGTGTCCTGCGAGGCGTTTGCGACAACTGCGTTTACCTTCATCAAACTCTCCAAGCAAATGAAACCTGAAATTCAAATGTTACTTCAGATTCTACAAGAAAAATCTGGGAACAACTTGTCACAATCAGAAAGAAGAAGGTGTATTTAGCATCAAAGTTTGAGCTAAACAAATGAGAGAAGAGTCTCCACCTACTGCATTGCTGACAAAATCTCTGCTGGATAccatcaacaataacaacagAAGATTTCGAGTGAAGATCACAAACTTTGTGCCTTTTGTGGTAATCCTTTGAAGAACTCAAATCCTTGTTACAATCAAGAACTTGGCAAACGGGAATCAGAGATAGTGGATTTGACGTACGAGCTCGTTTCGCAGACACCGAATGCTCCAGAGAGCACAACGCGGTGTTTTCAACATCAAATTGATAAGTGTTTCTATCTTTTCGAGCACCCACATTGTCATTCATAAAACTCGCAAGTACCAAGTTTTGATTATCGGCTTTCGTAGCAGAAGTTGAGAATCTGGAGCCGAATCCCCCGAACGAAGTCAATGTGTTGGTAGAAGTAGACACAGAGGATTTGGTAGTACCATCATCTGTAAAATATCCTAAATTTTCTGAACTTTCGTCACTAAGATCTAATTTTCTCATGATGTCAGGCAAAATAGGTTCGACAAATTCCATGCTCTCAGCTCTATTCCTAACCGGAATACAAAGAGGTTCAGTGCTCCATATTTTTAACCGATTTCCACTCCTCACATGAGCATCATCAATCTGCACAACGTGCAGGCCCTTCACCTCAATACCATAGCTTACAGAATCCATCTTGGGAGAAGAACGAGGTTTTTTAAGCTATGAAGCTTTATGATGCCTGAATGAATAAAAAAGCCAATATAAATCCAATGCCGAGCTTAACCCTGGAGACGAGTGATTACTTTCTGGACACCAGTAAAAACATGAAATGAATACTTCCCATCAGATACTTATCCTTATTCTAAGAAAACAATGAACGATATATGACATGATAATTCAAGAAaatcttattattttaattcCCACAATTCCCACCTACAAAAACTGATAACAAACACATCAGTGGAAAAAAATTCCAAGTTTTATACCCCCGACAGATTAATTCTCCTCTTCCAAGCCACTCATATTAACACCAAGGAGCTCTAATTCCCAAATACCTACACAACAAGTTCAATCTTTTCTCTACACTCTCACAGATCCCAACCCACCCCAAATCAAGAAATTCAAGTTGCTACAAGCACCCCAAGCAATCATTTAGGCAGCTCTTGATTTATGTAATCTTTATCTTTTCCTCTCATCGAACAACCAGATTTTTCCCACCCCAAACTGCAAAACAACTTGTTCAAACTATCAGGAAGATCCTTGCGCTTGCATCAGAAAACCAACAGAAGCAATAGTAAGATTTTCCCCTAGagaaaattgataaaaaaaaaagaagctatAAAACAAACATAAAAATGGCAAGTTACAGCCAAAGATCGAATCTTGAAAGGTAAATAACGGCTTATAACTGGGAATAAACCAGAAAAAACTAGTGTGTAATTGTGTAAATGTGTCAGATTGGATCATAAGCGATGAAAAAGACGAAGGCGCAGAGTCTTCAAAGCTTACCTCGGAGCTGGGAAGAGATGGAAGAAAGAGAGTGGCACGATCAGGTAACTACAGTGAAATCATTTACtaaggaaaaatatattttattctattatttgagacaataatataatataactcGTGTATTTGATACGAATTCGCTTGCTTTTTTCCAAGccacattttttaaaacaatggTGATGCCCTGGATGTGGAAATCGAATTCAATTCATTCTTGCAATATTTCATGCcttttgaataaatatatatataatatattctcTCTATTTAATCACCATTATTCCAAATTGAATTATCAAGTTATAACAGTacaataaaaaatgaataaatgtCATTTGATTTATTGTTCAGCAGTCTCACAGCAGAAAAAAATACAAGCATACAACctcaaatttgaaaatttaaatgggACACATGCAGCTTGTTTGGAGGAGTTTGTAAACAACTGATTTAAGATCAATTAACAACCATTATTGAGTGCTAACAGCTGTCTATTCAgcttattattttcacatataAATAATGGCCAAAAGTTGAGGGGAAATACAACGAAATCATCAACAAATTCCTGAAATTGCCGAGCATCAAAGTGTGTTATATTTCAAATGAGTAGTGCTGTGAGAATTACAATATTTCAGCAGCATCTTGAAGCCAAGTTTCTGTCATCTCGAAACTTTGCAAGCAGCCAAGTTCGAGGCAATCCAGCAGCTTTTGTGTTTGACCTTTTAGTTAAATCTTTCTTCATTTTTGAAGATAATAATCAAGTAAGTGAGTTTTGGTATTTATATTCTTTTTACAAAATTTGCACACTTTTATATTTGTAAGTGAgcttatatatgtgtgttttaaaataatgatgttCTTGTTTTTGAAAACTCAATCGTACACTGCTCGTTTCACGTCATTTGATTCGTATATGTTTCGTTCCGTATGATTCCTCTGTTATGCTATGAAGTCTTGAAAACACACTATTAGGATACGAATTAAAGTGGTAAGAAAATTTTCGGAACACGATATGATAAGGCTTTGTTTCGAATTCTATTTGTCTCATGTTTTGATTCATATTGCAATATGTTCTACGAAATTTTATCTTTGAACTCATATTACATGTATACTTCGATATTCCTGTGTACGATTGGTCCTCACATACTGAGTGTTTGTCTAAACACTCACCCCCTGACTTCCCTCTCAGATAAGGGTTAAGATCAATTGAAAGATGATGAACAACATATATGTTGGGGTTGGTGATCAAGTTCGAGACATGAAGTTCAAgtatcaattttaattttattttcctttacATTATAAATTTTGCATTTGTGTTATGTACTGTTAAAACAGTCATGGTTTGTGTAATAGTATGACTTTTGGTTATTTTATGTATTACGTGACTTGTTGTTtcatgattttaaattgttaaacaacgccgatgaCGTGTCTCGATTTCAGGACATGACACTGGATGTTCCACAGGCCCTCATAAGGACCTAGATCGAGGTCCCTGGACCGAACTAAAGAGCGACCAAGGTAGTCGTTGTCCGAGGAAAAGAGGTTGGGCAGCCGACTGATCGGGATGAAAGGTTGGACTCGGGGATTCAAATCTCGAATTTGTTAGCAACTACTTGCTACGACTAAGGCGGTGGGAGTTGGGGCCATTGAATGGATCACCATGCTTCGCAATCATTTCACACATCGATCAGGGCACATATAGTCTAGGGCCGACTGTATGGGCCACCTTATCTGGAAATCACTAGCATACCTGCTAGCTCACGTGTAGCCTATGGCCAACATGATAAGAGTAGAGACGAAGCATGGGCAGACATCTAATCGCATGAGCTTTCTTGACTCATTTTGTCCCCAAATCCTTTCATTTATTTagatttcacaaaaaaaaaaaaaaaaaatttgttgagggGGAGATTGTTAAATTAGATCTAGAATCCAAGATCCATCCTAAATTGAGTCTTGATGTCACACCGGCTATaataacaaaaacttgtgtgagacggtctcacgggttgtattttgtgaaacagatattttatttgggtcatcaatgaaaaaatattactttttatgctaagagtattattttttattgtaaatatcggtagggttgacccgtctcacagataaaaattcgtgagatcgtctcacaagagacatactcgaCTACAATTTATTGTTCATCAAGATCTTCTTGATTATTGTGTATATCTAAGACAAAAAGGCAATAATGATTTGGCACACATGAGCCCGTTTGATTAAAGAAGCTCcactatcaattttttttaaaaaatttcttttcttaaaaaaaatgtagtGTTTGGTTACaaaacacattttttaaaaaaacacttaaaaaatatttttttagatattgAAATTTATGGTTTTTGGATTTGAAAAGTACTTctaattctttttaaaatttaaaacaaaaacatttttttcacatttatccaaaaataaaaaacgtttTTGTTTTTGTCTTATTTAAATACTTTTTTAAATTAAACTTTGAAGTAGGCCTCGACTCAACGGGCCCAAGTTCTGAATACTGCTATCTAagttgtaaaaataattttttttttaaattttttttttactaaattaaaattttatatttttagcaTATCACACATATTAAAATTTCACATTATCACTTGAATTATCATTCATTAAAAATACAATCTTTCTCCTTATTTTCTTTAAGTAGAGTATGAACGAACTGAGCTCGAGTTAAATTTTTTCAGTCGATCTCAAATCAACCatctaataaatttataatttattttgaacttgagtatataaatttaaataattaaagatgtaTCAAGGAGTTCCAATTCACACTATAGTGGTTATCTCATGGATTGCTCAAGTGTGTAATTGTAAATTCATCGAAATCTAACCTTCCAAAAGGAAAACTGCTCTGGCACTGTTcctaggcaaaaacttgtgtaagacggtctcacgggtcgtattttgtgagacggatttcttatttgggtcatccatgaaaaagtattattttttattgtaaatatcggtagggttgacctgtctcacagataaaaattcgtgagaccgtctcacaagagacctactcctgtTCTTAAGCCTTGATTCTGAAGTTTTTGTAAAAAGTCTAACAAAAGGTTCAAATAATATTCTTTGCATGAGaaaggtaaaaagaaaaaacaaagtgATAATAAGTTAGCATCAAGTTGTGTCTTTTATGTTAATCCAATTATTAGTTTAAAGCATAAACTTGGTTGCTTGTTACACTACCATCGAATCTAGATTAAACTATGATAATTTTGTTCGATAACATGCGAGTTGTcacgaaataatttttaatgtttgaaaacaaatatgatatttttttttctgaaaaacttATGATGACTAATTTCTGTAAAGTAAATAGGGATAAAATAGTAGCTTTAGCTAGTGGAGTAATAGAATATCGGACCCCAATCCCATAGTGGGTGACATCGTACCTTAAACTTAAAGCTTCAAAATATTCACgaggttaattaattaaaatcatatggTATGATTATACATTTTCTCCATCCCGTCAACAAAATTGGTTGATTTGTAATGATTAAGAATCATGTATCCACCTACTAGTTGTTTTGCAAATGcaacatatatataaacataacgataaagattaaaaaaaatatctactCTTTGAACTGAAACAAAtcagaattttaattttttaaaactatatatatatatatatataaatgataaaatattttcaggCGTGGAAAAGTTAATGTTAAAATTCAGCTTTATTtgcatgaaattttgaaaacaaaatgatctttagaagaaaaaaaaatttatatagaaTACATTGGAGATAGTTGGAGGAGGAAATATATGGGTATAGTATAAAAGGGTAAATGTCTATAGTTCAAACGAGGATGTTCTCTAAAGAAGATAAAGTCTATTGTAGTCGTTGGATGTCGAATTTAGCTAGCTTCCAAGAGCATTTATTGTCGCATtatagatttggaaagaagacAAGGACACGTCATATTTTCTGCATGCATTCCAGCTGATAATACTATTGAAGACcgttttaaaaaattctaacaATGAAAGGAAAAAATCATCTGAAATCACTATTAATGAACCAATTGATAACATTTGAATCTTTACATCTCTTTTGAAAAGCATTCAAGTTCTCCTCTAACACtcttaaaaaaagaaatacatcAAACAGCTCTAGACACACCGAAAatcaatatatgatttttgaggaTAATTCTTGTTCTACTTTGTTTCACTATATCATTTGTTTTATTGAGCTGATAGAAGAGTGAATTTTTGTAAACTTTCAGAAGTTTGTTTCTGGACAGATATATAGATTGAAtttgtgttgagtttttaggaGTATCAATGACCATTGATTAGTTGAAGTGGATTTGTACAAACTGTTGAATTAACAAAGTTTCTAGTAAAATATTTCTTGATAATGGAAGAAGAGACGCAGAAGGATTGCTTCAAACTTTTATAAACAAACTCTTGTCTAGTTAATTTCTACTGATTATTGCTTAAATTAACCTAGCTACTTCCGGATTTTAGCTGTTAAATCTAGCTATCTGTGTAAAATTGTTCATTGAGTCCAGCAAGCTCTTTCCGCTCTTAGCTTAGAAAACATTCTTTCTAGGTATCCGCTGCACACAgcttgattgagaatcaaattcATCAGTTGCTAACCAAGCTCAGCTCAAGTCGGTATAGCATTATGATTTTGGCTCATAAATACCCTAATATGAATACAGTAATGTCGATCTGTCTATACAAGTGTGGTAGACTGTTAAGATCATCAATTCGACAAAACACATAATACTTCCGTGCACAAATGAGAGGGAAAAAGCCCTATTTAGAATCCATCTGTGCAAAACCAAAGGAAAAATTTCAAGATCTCAATCTACgcaaaatcaaaagaaaaattttctgaagataaaattaaatatgagaaCTTGTGTACTGATATTTAATCTCtctaacaaaaaaatgaaatattataatATCTTACTGAAAGTCCAACCTTTTATCACATACGGATGCAGAATGATCAGTCGTAGAccagtaaataaataaaatatcaaaagtaaatattttatatggcCTCAcacatagatatatatatatatatatatatatatatatattaatataatgtcCAAAAATTAACATACGAACAAGAAAATTAAACTGGTGCAACTCTCCTGATGCTGTTTGCCCGAGTTGTTTCATGAACAGGCAGACTTTTTGAATAAAATTCGAAGTCACAATTTGGCAATTCAAACAGATCCGAACTTGAATCAGTATCTCCGCCATCATCACAATCACTGAATTTCCTGAACTCTTTTTCTTCCGATGTGTACTGATCATCAATCCAATTCATGCCAGAATTCTTGTTAATCCAGGGGTCATCTGTGCACTTTTTCTCGGAACGAAACTCATTCTGCAAAGAGTTTGGCTTCAAATTCCCATCATCTTTACGCTTCTGACGCTCAAACAAATCCCTGAATCCGACTTCTTTGCAAGGTTTTGTGGGAGTGGCTTGCATAAGACCGGAACCCAAACAAAAATTCCTGGATTTAGAATCGACATTTTTAGCTTTAGCATTGATCCGAAAATGGCAAACGCTGCGTCTTCTTTCCCTTCTTTCACCTGggatttctttttcttcaaaatatttcGGGCCGACGGATTGGGATTTGCGCTTCTTCGATCTCGTTTGATTGAACAGTGAATTCAAGAAACTAGCAAGCTTACCGCCTGGAGAACTTGGCTGCCTGTATTTCTTGTATTCCTTGGCTTTATGTGAATCTTTTGCTTGTTCTTGTGGAGTACTTATCTCGTGCTGCCTTATCGAATCGAGGCTCATTCTTGCAGCTCTCCGAACTTGATGCTGCCTTCCTTCGTCGATGACTTCCTGCGAAAAATCTGCAGCATTGTTGAAGTTCCCTGGAATTTGATCATCAACAGCACTGGAGAAATACTGAGCTGCCTCGAACACGTCGAGCTCCCCAGAATCGTTCCTCCAGTTGAATGAGTACTTGTACATGTTATTAGGACTTGTGGCATACATGGTTTCAGATTTATTGGGAAAATTTTGGGATATATCTGTTGAATATGCAATAATATTTTAGTAGTTCGTTTTGCTTAAAGGGGTATTTTGTTAGGCGATGTATATAAAGAAATGGGAAATGTCTGAAATGATTGACAATAAtggtctttttttttaaaaaaaaaaaagaaaaaaaattcttcaaatttCTATCAATTGCACTTTGATGATTCTATATTTGACTCCAGTTCGGATGTACCACATTGAAAATAAgactaaaattgtcaaaaaaaaaaaaaaagaaagatagtggactaaaactgaaattcaaAATCGAAAAAAGACAAATAATATTTCTTCCTTAATGTATTGATTCTACCCAAAATGATTATGTGTAAatgatgtcaagtaatagttcTCCTTCAGTCACGATTCACTCTTAACGATTATCCGAAAAATAATGACACGAAGATGGGTATAAAAATGTTGAAGGGCTCGCGGATTTTCTCGGCGGAGCTCTTCTGTCATTCAAATCAGGGGCTGTATAAGGCGGAAggctgaaaaattaaaaatgaatttgacAAAATATGTGATTGATTTCACCTTTGGCCAATCACGAGCTTGGCTAGTCCGTCTAAAACATGTTTCATGCATACGTTTTAGTACCAACTATGGAGGTTAGGACTTCGACATTACCATGAAAACACGGTCTACACTTGAGCTAATACACCATCGCTAAATTGTAGGACGACAACAGTAGACTAAGGTGTCTTATTGAAGATGTTGAGAGATAACGATGTAGCTAGATATCCTATGTATACATATGATCGAGGGtttgtcgttttatcaaaatGTATAGTTAGTGGTAACGATCAAATTCTaatcttttaaatcgtacaacatCCGAGCTAGTATCATGGTTCGATCACTCTCCTGGGATAATTATTGCAATCCAAAAACCCTTCTCCCAAAATTGTACTCATGTGTTCTGAACCCGTGAATTTGGCAATGATACAAATTGTTTGATCGAGTGTTTGTTGTTTTACTAAAAGAGTAGAACAACTCAAATATCATGAATCGATCACTGTTCTAGAAAAAACTGTGAAGACCCAAAATTTTACATTACAAAGAAACAAAGtatcaagtttttttttgttttagatTGAAGATACATTATGTCATGGAGGAGAATAAAATTACATGCAACCTTTGGCATGGAGGGGGAAGGCCTAAAGTCACATTGGTGATATTTAAATCCATAAGACATTCAACCTTTGGTATGGAAGGGGAATGTCAAAAGTCACATTGGTAACGTTTAAGTCCATAAACCATGCAACCTTTGGTATGGAAGGGGAATGACGAGAGTCACATTGGTAATTAATGCCATAAACCATGCAACCTTTGGTATGGAGGAGGAAGGCATAAAGTCACATTGctgcctataaatagtggcaaaaGAATAAGtgaaatcacaccaaaacaGCATCAAAAGTTCTCTCCAAAAGTTGTAATTTTCGAGTACAAAAATTCTGCTCAATTTCAGAAAGTTTTGCTCATCGTTTTACACGTCCAAATCAGATCTCACCGTTCAGAATATACCTACACGTGTTTGGAgcaacatatccaaaattcagaccgatccaacggttcaattaGGCGCAAACATTTTTGCAAGGTGATTGATTTTTCAGTGTCAAACTCCAACTTGTTCATTCCAAGATTTTTGGAACAATCTTtcaggtaagtgggtttttcctattttttttcgtacacttgcatttcataagtcataagtgtactacttgatatatatatatcgacatACTTTTTCTTCGTAAATATGTCCACATTtgcttaaaaatacattatgtatgtttcttgaaattcgagcggcatgatatattcgttcctatttgttatgaaaatccttgaacaatttgttgtttgatattatttataatatttgaaagcatgtttgaaatatttgaaatgcactgtaatgattcgaattagaaatggcaaggaaattccgatatttgatatgttttgtttaaggccctgacgcggtgggttataataaccgttcttttggcctcgctccttagaggagtaacatataggggactgatcagtaaaccataaaaatgagatgattttcagtgctacGTTTGTACTTTGTTTATATTCGACTCAACATGCTTACTATTGAAATTATGATTccattgaaattatgataacaTATTTGTATAATTATCACCTTGATATTTATTATGTTCGATCGGCCctcatttactgagtatttctcaaatactcaccccttacattcccaccACAGATAAAAACGAAGAACAAATcaaagataaagaacaagaatactttTGAGGATGGTGATCCGATTCAAGACGAGTCTCGTTATTTTATCTTTTAGTTAGATTATCGTATTttacgcttccgcatttcgtttcaatcgcattgtaaaga
This genomic window from Primulina huaijiensis isolate GDHJ02 chromosome 7, ASM1229523v2, whole genome shotgun sequence contains:
- the LOC140981156 gene encoding protein BIG GRAIN 1-like E codes for the protein MYATSPNNMYKYSFNWRNDSGELDVFEAAQYFSSAVDDQIPGNFNNAADFSQEVIDEGRQHQVRRAARMSLDSIRQHEISTPQEQAKDSHKAKEYKKYRQPSSPGGKLASFLNSLFNQTRSKKRKSQSVGPKYFEEKEIPGERRERRRSVCHFRINAKAKNVDSKSRNFCLGSGLMQATPTKPCKEVGFRDLFERQKRKDDGNLKPNSLQNEFRSEKKCTDDPWINKNSGMNWIDDQYTSEEKEFRKFSDCDDGGDTDSSSDLFELPNCDFEFYSKSLPVHETTRANSIRRVAPV
- the LOC140981017 gene encoding squamosa promoter-binding-like protein 6 encodes the protein MDSVSYGIEVKGLHVVQIDDAHVRSGNRLKIWSTEPLCIPVRNRAESMEFVEPILPDIMRKLDLSDESSENLGYFTDDGTTKSSVSTSTNTLTSFGGFGSRFSTSATKADNQNLVLASFMNDNVGARKDRNTYQFDVENTALCSLEHSVSAKRARTSNPLSLIPVCQVLDCNKDLSSSKDYHKRHKVCDLHSKSSVVIVDGIQQRFCQQCSRFHLLGEFDEGKRSCRKRLAGHNERRRKPQLDSHLRSSYFATDLSRKPFLFPNFLQVGFFGSEPMNHKFGLPLANSLLHKNVLFSVQEVSAESNSSSALSLLSSQSQNLSSNSADVSVNHPRIFLDNQHSTLHINKDSAETFSNSTLKSFTSSVFKSSNGVDQEIFPGVLDSIGLDIRQDILMQESKAPEGANTVDLLQLSFHLQRVEHQRYSTQVNLENDHFRHIATT